One Coffea arabica cultivar ET-39 chromosome 5e, Coffea Arabica ET-39 HiFi, whole genome shotgun sequence DNA segment encodes these proteins:
- the LOC113687316 gene encoding F-box/FBD/LRR-repeat protein At3g14710-like, translated as MDKKRSRSTELLDSKKDRISELPESVLSHILSRLPTEDAVRTSVLSRKWEYKWTSIHNLTFDDRKRFCYSPRRRKWKRTKQPKKTDFMNFVDRVLALSKNSSIKECHLLFLDVYDPFRMKTWITAALSSNVQRLLISYAADLVFPRWFFTSDSLMKLELKFCKIKIPMNISLSNLRILDIHDVEFQNDESLQSSHLVFTFPVLEEFLSSGCKWWNMKLLKINAPRLARFEMTDSSFECVNDGPNDCKIEVCGGNLAKLKCSVHKFANFFFSSATIVDASLHYSGPYPIDDLKLRMETSFRACMILRQLSAFIRSLELSTDLVQVLYHRIACPLRFFYKLTHLKVYSARMAIDCDAALIDFLKMAPALESLLFTGQYSSKAAGNNDGIELMPGNFLCCLKVVKLEYSSYSIRPMESRLAKFLLRNAAELKEFLIYQQHMRHEADQVKNQLLKCSRGSSHVFILCI; from the exons ATGGACAAGAAAAGAAGTCGAAGTACGGAATTATTGGACAGCAAAAAAGATAGAATCAGTGAACTTCCTGAAAGTGTTTTGAGTCACATCCTGTCCCGTTTGCCAACAGAGGATGCTGTTAGAACTAGTGTCTTATCAAGGAAATGGGAGTACAAATGGACTTCCATTCATAACTTAACCTTTGATGATAGAAAGAGATTTTGTTACTCGCCCAGGCGGAGGAAATGGAAGAGGACGAAGCAGCCTAAAAAGACAGATTTTATGAACTTTGTGGACAGAGTTCTTGCTCTTTCTAAGAATTCATCGATCAAGGAGTGTCACCTTTTGTTTCTAGACGTGTATGATCCATTTCGTATGAAAACTTGGATCACTGCTGCTCTAAGCTCTAATGTCCAGAGGCTTCTTATTTCATATGCAGCGGACTTGGTATTTCCTCGTTGGTTTTTCACATCTGATTCTCTGATGAAATTAGAACTCAAATTCTGCAAGATCAAAATTCCGATGAATATATCTCTCTCAAACCTTCGTATCTTGGATATCCATGATGTTGAATTTCAGAATGATGAATCCTTGCAATCCAGCCACCTGGTGTTTACCTTCCCTGTCCTTGAAGAGTTTCTGTCCTCGGGTTGCAAATGGTGGAATATGAAGCTTCTTAAAATAAATGCACCAAGGCTCGCTAGGTTCGAGATGACAGACTCCTCCTTTGAATGTGTAAATGATGGACCAAATGACTGCAAAATAGAGGTTTGTGGGGGCAACCTTGCAAAACTCAAATGTAGTGTTCACAAGTTTgcaaatttcttcttttctagCGCAACAATTGTTGATGCATCTCTTCATTATTCCGGGCCTTACCCGATTGATGATCTTAAGTTAAGGATGGAGACATCTTTTCGAGCCTGTATGATCTTGAGACAGCTCTCAGCTTTCATCAGATCCTTGGAATTATCTACTGATCTGGTCCAG GTACTTTACCATAGAATAGCATGTCCTCTTCGGTTCTTCTATAAGCTTACCCACCTCAAAGTGTATTCAGCAAGAATGGCAATTGACTGTGATGCAGCTCTGATAGACTTTTTGAAGATGGCACCGGCACTTGAATCACTTCTATTTACTGGG CAATATTCAAGCAAGGCTGCTGGCAACAATGATGGAATTGAATTGATGCCAGGGAATTTCTTATGTTGCCTCAAGGTAGTCAAATTAGAATATTCCTCCTATTCTATTAGACCAATGGAGAGTCGTTTGGCGAAGTTTTTACTGAGGAATGCAGCGGAGCTTAAGGAGTTCTTGATTTATCAACAGCATATGCGGCATGAGGCAGATCAAGTTAAAAACCAGCTTTTAAAGTGTTCTAGAGGCTCAAGCCATGTATTTATACTGTGCATTTGA
- the LOC113687314 gene encoding NAC domain-containing protein 2-like, translating to MDKSMYSGSKYVGVKKALVFYQGRPPKAGIIDWVLCRIYKKKNFGKALDIKVEDQSTETVTTADAASCEPQQTQLSKFPRICSLSHLWEMECTGTISQLFGDNSYNAVCDNQNIVNSNGNHVSRQLGEVLHQFQGNHVSRQLGEVPQLFTCAFVKHTTKA from the exons ATGGACAAGTCTATGTACAGTGGATCTAAATATGTTGGGGTCAAGAAAGCACTTGTTTTCTACCAGGGCAGACCTCCAAAGG CCGGAATTATTGACTGGGTTCTTTGCAGAATttataagaagaaaaattttggaaaagccCTTGATATCAAAGTTGAAGATCAAAGTACCGAGACTGTGACAACGGCTGATGCGGCTAGTTGTGAACCACAGCAAACACAGTTGTCGAAATTCCCAAGGATTTGCTCGCTATCTCATCTATGGGAAATGGAGTGCACGGGCACAATTTCACAGCTATTCGGAGACAATTCTTATAATGCAGTCTGCGATAATCAAAACATAGTTAACAGCAATGGAAATCATGTTTCAAGACAATTAGGAGAAGTCCTACATCAGTTCCAGGGAAATCATGTTTCAAGACAATTAGGAGAAGTCCCACAACTATTTACGTGTGCTTTCGTGAAGCATACTACTAAAGCATAA
- the LOC140007002 gene encoding protein FAR1-RELATED SEQUENCE 5-like, producing MENNLPTDEIQSCRKLDFEDVDWQEINDNAVPLYITDGNQGNQIFLPLAIPDDLVPKLGMEFDTEVAARNFYQKYAKASGFGTRLSKGHKYKNSDMMLDRVFCCSREGKRPKDKRNMIVKYPCPETRCDCGARMKISCRQAGKYRVVQFVAQHNHELSTPSKTHLFRSHRHMTMAHEVEIDMARSCGIAPKQSIELMSKQVGGRENLGFI from the coding sequence ATGGAGAATAATTTGCCGACTGATGAAATCCAATCATGTCGTAAATTGGACTTTGAAGATGTTGACTGGCAGGAGATAAATGATAATGCCGTACCTCTTTATATTACTGATGGCAATCAAGGAAAtcaaatttttcttcctttggcTATACCAGATGACTTGGTCCCGAAACTTGGCATGGAATTTGATACTGAAGTAGCAGCTAGaaatttttaccaaaaatatgcCAAAGCATCTGGGTTTGGAACTCGATTGAGTAAGGgacataaatacaaaaatagtgATATGATGTTGGACAGGGTTTTTTGCTGCTCCCGTGAAGGAAAAAGGCCAAAAGACAAACGCAATATGATTGTTAAGTATCCGTGTCCAGAAACAAGATGTGATTGTGGTGCAAGGATGAAAATTAGTTGTAGACAAGCTGGAAAATACCGTGTTGTGCAATTTGTTGCACAACATAATCATGAGCTATCAACTCCGAGCAAAACCCATTTATTTAGATCTCATAGACACATGACAATGGCACATGAAGTTGAAATAGATATGGCCCGAAGTTGTGGAATTGcaccaaaacaatcaattgaaCTGATGTCGAAACAAGTTGGTGGACGAGAAAATCTTGGATTCATTTGA
- the LOC113687315 gene encoding protein FAR-RED IMPAIRED RESPONSE 1-like: MMQGDTGGVLEYLQRMQLEDPNFYYAIQVDEDDLITNTFWADAKMRTDFAHFGDVVCFDTTYRKHKDGRPIALFVGVNHHKQTIVFGGALLYDETIGTFEWLFDTFAKAMMGKIPKTILTDQDGRMATALASQWPTTYHRLCIWHIYQNATTHLANVFKDFQNFAANFSHCIYDYENENDFLEGWSEMLKMYGLEDNKWLKKMFDIKEKWALVYGRETFCADMTTTQRSESMNSVIKKYVSYKHDLLEFFEHFQRLLDDRRYDESVADFRGNQSTPAVTFPCKILQHAASIYTHEVYEKFKDELCKGIDCKWEVDGELGNQVIYRVTPYGKTSHHLVTYDSSKNSISCSCKKFEFAGFLCSHALKILMTLNIVTIPDAYILKRWTKAAKIGNVCVSSESSQEMESKAKLSFHYKELSYLYMQLMTKASECDEAYKIAKDGFWKMLEQMDACCQGKKKMKEVCIEERESVYQDVDTNPSEIDCSKIKGIKVKEIVTYKSSKRPKVH, translated from the coding sequence ATGATGCAAGGTGACACAGGAGGAGTCTTAGAGTACTTACAAAGGATGCAATTAGAGGACCCAAATTTTTATTATGCCATTCAAGTAGATGAAGATGACTTGATAACTAACACATTTTGGGCTGATGCAAAGATGAGAACGGATTTTGCTCATTTTGGTGATGTGGTATGTTTCGATACAACTTATAGAAAACACAAAGATGGGAGGCCAATTGCATTATTCGTTGGTGTAAATCATCATAAACAAACTATAGTTTTTGGAGGTGCTTTATTATATGATGAGACAATTGGAACATTTGAATGGCTGTTTGACACATTTGCTAAGGCCATGATGGGAAAAATACCAAAAACTATTCTTACAGACCAAGACGGAAGAATGGCAACGGCTTTGGCTTCTCAATGGCCAACAACGTATCACCGCTTATGTATATGGCATATCTATCAAAATGCAACAACTCATCTAGCTAATGTCTTcaaagattttcaaaattttgctgcTAATTTTAGTCACTGCATATATGACTATGAAAAtgagaatgattttttagaGGGATGGAGTGAAATGTTAAAAATGTATGGTCTGGAAGACAACAAGTGGTTGAAGAAAATGTTTGATATAAAGGAGAAATGGGCTTTAGTGTATGGGAGAGAAACATTCTGTGCCGATATGACCACGACCCAACGAAGTGAATCCATGAACAGTGTTATAAAGAAGTATGTAAGTTATAAACATGACTTACTTGAATTTTTTGAACACTTCCAAAGGCTGTTAGATGATCGTCGCTATGATGAATCCGTAGCAGATTTTAGAGGCAATCAAAGTACACCGGCAGTGACATTCCCTTGTAAGATTTTACAGCATGCGGCGAGTATATATACACATGAAGTTTATGAAAAATTTAAGGACGAGTTATGCAAAGGAATTGATTGTAAATGGGAAGTAGATGGTGAATTAGGAAATCAAGTGATTTATCGAGTTACACCATATGGTAAGACTTCCCATCACCTCGTAACTTATGATTCGTCCAAGAATTCAATTTCATGTAGTTGTAAGAAATTTGAATTTGCTGGATTTTTGTGTTCACATGCACTAAAAATATTGATGACTCTGAATATTGTAACAATTCCTGATGCATATATATTGAAGAGATGGACTAAAGCAGCTAAAATAGGAAATGTATGTGTTTCCAGTGAAAGTAGCCAGGAAATGGAGTCAAAGGCAAAATTGAGTTTTCATTACAAAGAGTTATCCTATCTATATATGCAGCTGATGACAAAAGCTTCTGAATGTGATGAAGCTTATAAAATTGCTAAAGATGGATTTTGGAAAATGTTAGAGCAAATGGATGCATGTTgtcaagggaaaaagaaaatgaaagaagtgTGTATTGAAGAAAGGGAAAGTGTGTATCAAGATGTTGATACTAATCCATCCGAAATCGACTGTAGTAAAATAAAAGGCATCAAAGTGAAAGAAATAgtcacttacaagtcaagcaagaGACCAAAAGTGCACTAG
- the LOC140007003 gene encoding pentatricopeptide repeat-containing protein At5g39350-like, protein MIRAFGMNGCGQAAVKLLEEVCSSGVSPNSLTFSSVLPACSHSGLVNDGLKIFDRMCTDFGFKPQTGHFTCLVDLLARTGQLDDAVDFIRKMPHGPDKHSWGSILAAFLEQQSIRIGVLASEHLVNLEPENAGHYVTLSNLYAKAGRPDDAVRVRRLMESRGLVKQFGYSSVSLVASFNSQRALKEWAIAYEAFKNIPSHFQTFQAQCSQGLEVSQRTRMNITITRLRFL, encoded by the exons ATGATTCGAGCCTTTGGAATGAATGGCTGCGGCCAAGCAGCTGTTAAACTCCTTGAAGAGGTGTGTAGTTCTGGTGTTAGTCCCAACTCTTTGACATTCTCTTCTGTGCTGCCAGCTTGCAGTCATTCTGGTCTTGTAAACGACGGTCTCAAGATTTTCGACAGGATGTGCACTGATTTTGGCTTCAAACCTCAGACAGGACACTTTACATGTCTTGTTGATTTACTAGCACGGACTGGTCAGCTTGATGATGCTGTTGACTTCATCAGAAAAATGCCTCACGGGCCTGATAAACATAGCTGGGGTTCTATACTTGCTGCCTTTCTAGAACAGCAAAGCATAAGAATTGGAGTCCTGGCTTCAGAGCATCTGGTCAATCTGGAGCCAGAAAATGCTGGACACTACGTGACATTGTCAAATTTATATGCTAAAGCTGGAAGGCCAGATGATGCTGTGAGAGTACGGAGGTTAATGGAAAGCAGAGGATTGGTCAAGCAATTTGGATATAGCAGTGTCAGTTTAGTGGCATCATTCAATTCTCAGAGG GCGCTCAAGGAATGGGCAATTGCGTATGAAGCATTCAAGAACATCCCCAGTCACTTTCAGACTTTTCAAGCTCAATGTTCGCAGGGACTTGAAGTCAGTCAGAGAACGAGGATGAATATCACCATAACCAGGTTGAGATTTCTGTGA